The window taacataccgctgctggaagACTGAGAAGATTTGTATTGAAAAAGTTGTTGAAGAGAAAGACCTTGCTCTCCAGCAACATTTTCCATAGAAATCCTCTAAATtctccgaaaattcaaattgtagTATAAACTCACTCTTTAATACCAGGGGACTCAAAGTTGCCCATTTTGCCATTTTCGATATCCTCTTTCCACGTCTGGTATTCTTCAAGTTATAGCCCAGCAAAGTGCCAATGCAAATGTGGCGTACGTGCACGTTTGACATTTTGGTCCAAAATTGAGCTATCGGAATCCTTACTTGTTTGACTCTGTGTTAAatgtttatattttactttgttttacgGTGCAACAAAAAGCTTGAAACGTTGGGAAAGTTGGAAATTTCGGAACGGTCCGTACTCGGGGTCCGGAAGGCGAAATCTAGACCACAGGAGCGGCGAGATTCAGAAATGCTAAGAAGCTGGAGGAAAAAAGAAGACAGTTACCTGTTCTCCAATTTTGCTGTGAAAGGAATCTTCAAAACCTTCTCCAGATCTCGCCcaaaaaaataatcaacatgAAAGTTACGGTTAAAAAGTGAGGTTCACTTCCCCTATAGTTTCCTCGGTTATAAGTAGAAAAAACCGGAAACTATTGTCTACGTAGCAGATTACAGTTTAGATTACAGTGACAGATCAGtttgtagagaaataaacaatttgttcttttgaaagttgatgtttggtccaaaacaaatgttttagAAACTGACTGTGAAAAGACAGCTCGTTTTAAATGTCAATCGTAGTTCACTTTCGTTGCGTTTTTACTTTGCAAGTGCCTATGATTGTCTTGTAGAGCGAAATGAAATGTAGAGAggcaattaaaattatttttaattctgaataATATGAAATCGTCTATTAGTAAATATATGGGCCACGaccccaaatatggacaatttgttattattcattcgcagtgacaaaaggtaccacacattgttgaaaacctgtatccctgctctatattttaatgtgtcagcaattttattacttaaccatatgaaaaaaaaaagaaaaatcccaaTATTGCCCCGAATAACTGTTCTTCGCCCAGcttatacatctctttgcttattaacattaataataaataataattatacattattatcaattatatacttgcgttttaattattaattcgaagcgcaactcgaagtccaactcgaagtccaactcgaactcgaactcgaatccaacctcgatggttcgggattcccGTGGAACGCACATGTGGCGAAGTGGAAAGAAGAATTCATTCGTCGGACTCAAGTACGCTGCAAGATTTTCTTTTCCGACTACAGGCTCATCGAACTGCTTGCGAAAGGATAATAGcccatttgcatgatgacgtcacgcGCGCTGTGCTTTATGGTTTTAGTAGTAAAGACCGCgagagtttaaaaaaatggcgGCAACTGATGCGAAAAGTCATGAAAACAAGGACATTCAAGGCCACTCAAAGTCCGAGAAtttcaagaagaaaattgttttgacTGAGGACGATGCCCCAGGGGTATCGTTCAAAAATAAGGATCCTCAAATCTTTCATAATGAACAACTTAAACGTTGGTTAAAGTGTCGAGGTGCTAATGTCGGTGGAAGTCGACGAAAATTACTTGCAAGGTTTGTAGTTCTGTCAGTATTTTTCTGTCAGTATTTTAAGAATTAAAGCGATTTTCTTAGGCTCCAGCTGTGTCTTTGACTTTAATAGAAGAAAGGATTATCAGGTTTCTGGCCAGGACAAGAAAATCGTCGATCCAGATGGAGGGATACATCTTCGTAGACTTCGACTTGAGCGCGAGCTTCGATCACAAAAAACCAGCAATAATCTTCCCAAGAGAGTTACATGGCCCAGCGATGGTTGGACATTATCCTTGGAACAAATGCCTCCGTATCAGCATTGTTATTTGTTTGCTCATTTAGCCGGAGAAATGGAAAGTAACTCGAAGAAAGTTCGCCGAGGTGCTTTCAAAAGCAAGCGTGAAGGCTACGCTCTATAAAGCCGGACATGTGCAAAAGGTAAAGTTCAACCACACGACAGATGAacgtttctgtttttttgaaaGCCGCGTAAAGGCCTCCATGACTAGAAACAAACTATACAGGACAAGAGTATCACTAAGTAAGCAAACGGCTCAGGTGAAGTCTGGGGCATGTAACTGTAAAGCGGGAGCTAATGGTCGATGTAAGCATATTGGCGCATTGCTGTACAAAATACTCGATTTTACTGAAAGCGAAGTGAATGCAATACCACCTGACCTTACGTGCACTGAAAGACCACAACAGTGGCACATACCACGCTCCAATTCTTCAAAGGACGAACCAGTTCTATTGGATGAGTTATTAATGATTAAGCATAATTATAAGGCCGATAAAACGAGGAAGAAAAACGTGGTAAGGACTCAGAGAAAAGTGGAAAAGCAAATGTACGACGCTGCACTCTCTTTTGCCAGAAAAGTCAATCAACATCAAATAAAACAGTTTTCTGAGGACTTAAAAGCAGCAAAAACAAAGAACCGACCAATGCTTATTGATTTGTTAGAGGGGAATGAATGCAAGCCCATTGTCACTCAAGACATAACACTAAGGGAAAATCGAGACAACATACTGAAGGATCATGATTATTGTTGTCATTCAAACGGAAAACGTCAAAATGAGATGGGGGTTGCAGATAGTGGCATTGGTATTCCTTGCAAAATCATTAAAATGGAAAGCGTTATTGAGCCACTCGATACAAATTTGGACAATcgattttgcttgtctcatTGTGAAGCTGTCCAAGCTGATGCTCCTGACAGTGAGCGATTTGTTACTGAAGATGACAACCAAGAATGTGCACAATCCCTTCCGCCCCAGAACCCGTGTATAAACACCAGTTTCTCTTACATTGAAAAACATATAATTTCTGAGTGGACTTTTCCCGAATCTTTTTCTGATGATTATGActtaaatgaagaaaatttcagaAAGGTGTGCACTGACTTTGTTGGAAAACTTAGTATAACTGAGACTGAAATATCTGAGATAGAAATACAAACAAGGGGTCAGTCTGAAAATACACAGTGGTTCAAATACAGATGTGCACGAGTAACAGCATCCAAGTTTGGCGAAATTAAAAACAGAAGATCCACCACTGCACCTTATCGCTTGATACGTGATATTTTTCAGTACaatccaaaaggtaaaacaccCCATCAATGCCAAGAAGGTTTAAGGCTTGAGCCCATAATCAAAGAGAAGTATATAGCCAAGCAACTTGAAACTGGCCACACTGGAATAAAGGTATCTGAAAAAGGATTGATCATTGACAGAAAAAACCCTTTGCTTGCAGCTAGTATTGATGGTGAAGTTTATGACCCCACAGCAAAGCACAGTCCGGTTGGAAATCTTGAAATGAAATATAAACAATTTCCCAGCAGATTATGTACACAACAGAAAATTGAGGACAATTTATTACATTTCATTGCTAAGCATGCAAAAGACTCATGCCTTCAAATAACCAGTAATGGACTCAAGCTAAAAACTCGTCATCATTACTATGCCCAAATACAAGGAGGTATGGGTATTTCAGGAAGGCAATGGTCTGATTTGGCAGTCTATTGTTACTACAGAAATATGGAGGATTTGCATATTGAAAGAATTTACTTTGACCCAATTTATTGGAATGATCTTAAAACGTAACTTATTAGATTTTTGTTTACATGCTGTAGTACCTAAGATTATCaccaagaaaatcaaaagaAGAAAACCACTTCATCCCACAGTGTATTGTTACAAGAAGTGAGATGAACATCCTAACTTACAGGAACTATATTAGTACAAACAACTGGACTTTAAATTCCTTAGCCAAGTAAATCAGATTGCTAGAGAGTATAGTACATGTAACTTGAGCAATGACTAaaacaagtacatgtattagtATTCAGAGAATATACACACCCATGCAATACATTCTATTGTGTCTTGCTTTGTTTCTGTTCTTATCTTAATGTAACACCATGGCTAAAGAACTAGGTGTACAGCCGTGCGCTATACGAACTCAAAACGTCTGAACACGGGTACGGACATAAACTTCAAATCATTTACTCGGCCGTTCTCAGTAAAACACAGTCTGCGGCTTACGTTACAAAACAAACGATCAACAtactaaaaagaagaaaactccGTAAACTCTGTACACACGATACTATTTACAACTTGAAATTGACCCGGCTCTAGACGGTTTCTTAACGAAAAGGCACTAAGTAGTCTACATCTCGCAGTACTCTCACCAAAACAACCTGCAACGTCCCCAAATTTGCATTAAACTAAGCCGTACAATTTATAGGAAAACTAGTGGgacaaaaatttacaagtgttaCGCGAAAACAATACCAACTAATTGCGAGACTAACACAAAGGCGACACCtagaaaaaactatcaaaagagTACAATAAACTACAGAAAAACCTCTACATAACTAACGAGGCGGAAGATgacatataaattaaaaaagcgTTTGCACACTAGGGGACCTTTAAAATTAGTTAAAATGGCACATACTTTCCATATTTTATTTATATCTTCAGCCATAGTATTGGGAATGATTTGTCTCAAAATATTGAagtttttaattctttcaattGCCCTCTCTACATGAATGCACACTGAAGCAATTTGTCTTGTTATTATAGTTATTATATAACTAACGAGGCGGAAGATGtcatataaattaaaaaagcgTTCGCACATTCCCGCCCTCAAACAGAGACCAAAAAGGGGCTGTTTCAActtataaaaataaacaaacgcTGTAGCGAGCTTAAATCGTAACACGCGAGCTAAAGGTAAtcccaaaacaaaacaaaaaaaaagaaagagtgttCGTAATAGACAAGTTCAATTGATTGTTCATTTTGCAAACTCTAGTAAACACAATTTGCTGATTGGTCTCAGCAAAGATCCTGACTTGGTTTTCACTCTTGCAACTCGCACATCAATGCGACCAGGCTTTCTTCAGTGAGATTCTGCTCCTTTAACACAGCGTTGAGAATTTTGCGAACCGATGTAATCATTCTTTCCCATACACCACCCATATGCGAAGCCGGCAGGTGAAAAGCATTCCGTAACGTTTTTCCAAACAGCGATCGCGCTTAACGTGAAACGGTCCAAAACAGTCCACGCCAACGTACGTAAATGGTGGCTCTTGAGAAGCAACTCTCTCGGGGGGTAGGTCCGCCATTTTCTGCGCCATTGGTAACTGATTTCGCTTCTTGCAACTAAAACATGCATTCAAAACTCTGCGCACCGTAGTTCGTCCTCCAACCAGCCAGAACTTTTCACGCAACAAGCTCAAAACATGTTCTCGCCCGACGTGTCCAAAGATCTCATGACAATTTCTGACAATCAAATCAACAACGTGGCTTTTCTTTGGCAGGATAATTGGGTTCCTTGCTTCCGTTTGAATTCTGGTATGTCTCAGCCGACCTCCAACAAGCAGCAAACCATCTTTCATTATGGGATCGAGACGACTGATTGAGCTGGATTTATTCACCGACTTGGCGCGATCAGCTTGACCACATTTTGACCGCTGTTTCAACTCTTTGGGGAAGAATTCCTCTGTAGAGACATCAGAATTTCTCTTTCTGCATTCTTCATCTCAGTGAGAGTGACCTTTCCAGACGGTACCTGAGCAATAGGTTGACCAAACCTGCTGCGAACTCTGTTTAACAGCCAAGTCTTAAAACGCAACAAATAAGCCACAGACCTTCGAAGCTTATGCCAGGAAGAATAATAGGCAAACACTTTGTCATCAGGCTGCGCAAAGTTCTTTAGCTGCACGGAGTAGACACGTTTGTGCTCCTTAATCTCAAGGTCATCCTGAGAACTTGTTTCCAGGGACGCAGGAAATTTGGGCCACGAACTTTCTCCAAGCCAGAGAAACTCTGGACCTCGCTTCCACTTTTCATCACTAAGCAGGGCCTTTGCAGATAATCCTCGAGTGGTTACATCTGAGGGGTTACGCTTGCTGTCCACGTGCCTCCATTGACCGACCGATGATCCATCATGAATGACTGTTAGTCTGTTCGAGACGAATGTGTGAAAGCGCTTGTCATCATTGCGAATGTAACGAAGGACGGACGTGCTATCTGTCCAGAACACAGAACTTGTTATCGGTAGTTCCAATTCCTTACGGAACATGCGGTCCAACTTGACAGCCAGAGTTGCGGCGTTCAATTCCAAACGTGGTATTGAAAGAGCTTTCAGAGGCGCCAAACGCGACTTGGACAACAGAAAGGAACAACAAACGCGCCCGTCTTCACTGGTGAGTCTCAGATACGAGACAGTCCCATAAGCAAGGCTCTGAGGCATCTGAAAAGTGATGTATTTGAATGCTGGCGATTTTTCCAAACTTCTCCGGCTTGTAACAGCGACCGACGGAAAACTGCCCCAAGGCTGGCAATTCTTCAAGCCAACGCTGCACTGAAGGTAAGCAATCACTTGGAATAGCGTCGTCCCAGTTCATCTTTCTGCGACATAGATCTTGAAGGACAATCTTCGCTGACAACACGAAAGGCGCTGTGAAGCCTAGCGGATCGTATATTGACGATACAATACTCAGAAGACCACGACGCGTTAGTGGCTTGTCTTTAACCTggattttgaaaacaaactcgTCGCGTTCCAGGTTCCAATGCACTCCTAAGGCCCTTTCGACGGGGAGAACATCATGACTAAGATCCAAATCTTTCACTTCCTTGGCTCGATCTGACTGAGGAATCTTCTCAAGCACTGCCCTAGAGTTGCAGATCCACTTTGTGAGGTTAAAACCTCCACGTTGCAACAATCTCTGCAACTCGTTAACTAGATCAATGGCTTCATCTTGGGATTTGACGGACTTAAGACAATCGTCAACGTAAAAGTTCCTTGTGACTGTGCTGCTAACTGACGGATGGAATTCACTACTGTTGTCTCTCGCCGTCCTCAGAAGCCCAAAGTTTGCACAACTAGCTGACCACACTCCACCAAACAGGTGAACGGACATATGAAACTCTTCCGGATCTCTGCTTAAGTCGGAATCGGGATACCACAAGAAGCGTAAAGCGTCAACATCATCTGGGTGGACCTTGATCTGATGGTACATAGCTTCTATATCTGCCATTAAAGCAAACGGCTCTTCACGGAATCTCAACAAAACTCCAACGAGCTTGTTTGTCAAATCTGGACCTCTCAGGACTCTGTCGTTTAGCGATGTACCACGATAACGTGCAGCACAATCAAAGACAACGCGCACCTTCTCCGGTTTCTTTGCATGAACAACAGAGTGGTGAGGAAGATACCACACCTTACCATCATCTCCATTACGACGATCTTCTGGGACGCGTTTGGCATATCCCTTCTCAAGGAGGTCTGATATGAATGCAGAATATCTGGAATACAGCTCAGGATCTTTGACGAGTCTTTTTCGCAACAACTTCAAACGATGCTCAGCTAATGGCCTGTTATTTGGAAGACCTGGAGGATGAAGTTTCCAGGGTATGGCAATCTCATAATGGCCGTCCACAAGTCGTGCTGATTCTTCGTAAATGGAAAGAACCTTCTCGTCTTGGCGCGACAACGCATGAGTTGGATCAGACACTGACTCACTGAATTCCAAATTCATAAACTGCTGAAACATCCGGCCCATTTCTTCATCAGTACGGATAAAGTTTACATAGCGTTTTTCAAAACAGCTACGCCGTCCTAGAGAACCATTTAATGTCCAACCAAACTTAGTCTTCGTAGCGTACGGGCCATTTCCACGACAGCTTCGCATTTCACAAGGTTCTAGCGCCTCAGGAACGTCTTGACCGATCAACAGCTCCACCTCACTCCTGACTACTTTGGGTACTTGGATGTCCGACAGATGAGGCCATCGGTCAACATCATCTTGACTAGAGACGCAGTCTGAGGAAACATTCAACTTGTCCTTCGTCAGAACATCTGGCAGCTCAACCATATTAACTTCGGCCATatccattatctccaaattcACCCGACGACATGATAAAGGGGTGCTGTCTGTCTCAATTGTGGACAAGGAAACCCGGACACGCGACCCAACAACACCTAGCCTTTTCGCGAGACTCTCACTACACCAGGAGGAGGTTGAACCGCTATCTAACAATGCATAGGTCGTCACTATCACATCCTTGCCTCGACCCTTGACCTTCACCGGCACAATAGGCAAAGCCTTGATTTCAGGCTTGGTATCAAATGCTTCGACGTTACGCTTCATAACGTGATGACTTTGTTGCGCGTGTAACTGGGCGGGGCGTTGATCAACACTTGGTCCAGAAACTCTTTCATTGTTTCCTTCGCCGTCTCTTCTTCGAAAACTAGCAACCAAGGCATCATGTAAGGATTGCAAATGCTTACGGGCAATGGTGCACTGCTCAATAGTACAGCTTCGTGGGCTCTTGCAACCACTTGCAAAATGAGAGTAAGAGAGGCAGTTTTCGCACAGCTTTCTATCTCGGACGAACTTGAGCttttcttcacttgatttaGCTTTAAATTGACCGCAGGTTTCCAATTTGTGACCTCCATTACACAAGAAACATTTGATACTTGGCTTCAAGGTAAGACCAACACTCGAGCGTACCGGAACGAAACCACGCCCATTACCCACTCTGTATCTGGGGCTGTTAGCGAGGTCTGTTGGAGCAGCATGCACCGCGTGCGTACTGGAAAACCTGGTTCTCGGTTTCACTTTACTTCGATCTTGCTTGAAAACAGGGTCCAGGATGGAACCAAAAACTGGATCGTTCTTCTCTTTAGCGGCAGTGCGGATGAGCTTCTTCAGATCCGTGAAGGTGGGGTCTCTCCCACAAACCCTGATCTCTTGAACCGTCTTCTGCCAACGTGAACGCAAATATGGCGGCACTCTTTGAAGAATCTGAACCATTCTGTCCTCACTGTTCACTTGGTCGAGCCTGCCCGAAACCTTAAGGGTAATCTCACAGTTTTCCAGGTCGTCAGCTAAGTCATTAAGGGCTTCACTGTCATTTATTCTAATTGGCGGTCCGTAGGATAACTTGTCAATCCACGCCTTAGACACAACATATTTCTCTCCGAATCGTTCCTTTAGGAGCTCCTTTGCCTTTTCGTAGCCCTGCATACCATTAAGCATTCCACAACTTTTGATTGCTTCTCTCGCTTTGCCAGTACAATGTTGGATGAACAATTGAAGCCGTATGTCGCCATCTTCAGTAAACTTTTCTACACTGTTTTCAATGGTCTTCATAAACAAATGGTAATTTAAAGGATTACCGTCAAACGTAACGATCTCAGTCTTGGGAAGCTGAAATACCCGAAAATCAGGAAATTGAGTTGATACATAAGGGCGTAAAGGCTTTGTTTCTGGCGATTGAGGCACCCCATGTCGAGGGCGTGGATCGGTAAAAAGAGCTTCATTACGTGGCTGACTAGGACTAGGTCTCTCATCTCTTGAAACACGTGGTGTACTAATAAGGAAGGAAGGCTCGATCTTGACACCCGATTGACCAGACGACGGACGGATTCGACTAGAATATTCATCATCAATAACTTCAAAGTCCTCATAGATTTTTTCTTTGGCTTCTGTCTTAGCGATctcagtttttaattttaggaGTCTTTCCTGCTGTTCCAAACGTAGCCTTTCCTGTGCAAGTGAATCTTGCTCACTCAACAAGGAAGCCTCAACAATCATCGCAGCTTTCTCCGCAGCAACCCTAATTCTTTCTCCAGCCACAGAAATTGATCTCGCAGAACGCTGAGAAGCCCTTGAAACACTGGCGGTACCCGACCCAGAACGCGATTGCAAAACACGTGGTTGTTGCTTACCGTTTGGCCTTAACTCGATTTGGCTAACAGAATCGTGAGGCTGGATGTAATCTTCTACTTGGGACCCTACTACTTGCAACTCTTCACCGACTCTTGGATCAAGACGACTGACAGTGTCCGATAAATGTTCACCACCACGCTCGGTTGGTGTTAGAACTCGCCTCGAAATTTCTAAGTACCGGCTAATTCTCTCCTTAAAATCTTGATACAGCTTAACTTGGTCGCGGAGATACATAATTGTTTAAAGTACTTGATAATAATCCTCATGTGCTCGATAAAATCTCTCCATCGCTTCATCAAGAACCTTTTCCGCTGCAATAACTTCGTCAAAATTATCAATCACGAACGAACTCAAAACGTCTGAACACG of the Montipora capricornis isolate CH-2021 chromosome 7, ASM3666992v2, whole genome shotgun sequence genome contains:
- the LOC138055958 gene encoding uncharacterized protein, which gives rise to MFRKELELPITSSVFWTDSTSVLRYIRNDDKRFHTFVSNRLTVIHDGSSVGQWRHVDSKRNPSDVTTRGLSAKALLSDEKWKRGPEFLWLGESSWPKFPASLETSSQDDLEIKEHKRVYSVQLKNFAQPDDKVFAYYSSWHKLRRSVAYLLRFKTWLLNRVRSRFGQPIAQVPSGKVTLTEMKNAEREILMSLQRNSSPKS
- the LOC138055959 gene encoding uncharacterized protein translates to MYLRDQVKLYQDFKERISRYLEISRRVLTPTERGGEHLSDTVSRLDPRVGEELQVVGSQVEDYIQPHDSVSQIELRPNGKQQPRVLQSRSGSGTASVSRASQRSARSISVAGERIRVAAEKAAMIVEASLLSEQDSLAQERLRLEQQERLLKLKTEIAKTEAKEKIYEDFEVIDDEYSSRIRPSSGQSGVKIEPSFLISTPRVSRDERPSPSQPRNEALFTDPRPRHGVPQSPETKPLRPYVSTQFPDFRVFQLPKTEIVTFDGNPLNYHLFMKTIENSVEKFTEDGDIRLQLFIQHCTGKAREAIKSCGMLNGMQGYEKAKELLKERFGEKYVVSKAWIDKLSYGPPIRINDSEALNDLADDLENCEITLKVSGRLDQVNSEDRMVQILQRVPPYLRSRWQKTVQEIRVCGRDPTFTDLKKLIRTAAKEKNDPVFGSILDPVFKQDRSKVKPRTRFSSTHAVHAAPTDLANSPRYRVGNGRGFVPVRSSVGLTLKPSIKCFLCNGGHKLETCGQFKAKSSEEKLKFVRDRKLCENCLSYSHFASGCKSPRSCTIEQCTIARKHLQSLHDALVASFRRRDGEGNNERVSGPSVDQRPAQLHAQQSHHVMKRNVEAFDTKPEIKALPIVPVKVKGRGKDVIVTTYALLDSGSTSSWCSESLAKRLGVVGSRVRVSLSTIETDSTPLSCRRVNLEIMDMAEVNMVELPDVLTKDKLNVSSDCVSSQDDVDRWPHLSDIQVPKVVRSEVELLIGQDVPEALEPCEMRSCRGNGPYATKTKFGWTLNGSLGRRSCFEKRYVNFIRTDEEMGRMFQQFMNLEFSESVSDPTHALSRQDEKVLSIYEESARLVDGHYEIAIPWKLHPPGLPNNRPLAEHRLKLLRKRLVKDPELYSRYSAFISDLLEKGYAKRVPEDRRNGDDGKVWYLPHHSVVHAKKPEKVRVVFDCAARYRGTSLNDRVLRGPDLTNKLVGVLLRFREEPFALMADIEAMYHQIKVHPDDVDALRFLWYPDSDLSRDPEEFHMSVHLFGGVWSASCANFGLLRTARDNSSEFHPSVSSTVTRNFYVDDCLKSVKSQDEAIDLVNELQRLLQRGGFNLTKWICNSRAVLEKIPQSDRAKEVKDLDLSHDVLPVERALGVHWNLERDEFVFKIQVKDKPLTRRGLLSIVSSIYDPLGFTAPFVLSAKIVLQDLCRRKMNWDDAIPSDCLPSVQRWLEELPALGQFSVGRCYKPEKFGKIASIQIHHFSDASEPCLWDCLVSETHQ
- the LOC138055957 gene encoding uncharacterized protein; this encodes MKDGLLLVGGRLRHTRIQTEARNPIILPKKSHVVDLIVRNCHEIFGHVGREHVLSLLREKFWLVGGRTTVRRVLNACFSCKKRNQLPMAQKMADLPPERVASQEPPFTYVGVDCFGPFHVKRDRCLEKRYGMLFTCRLRIWVVYGKE